In the genome of Neodiprion pinetum isolate iyNeoPine1 chromosome 2, iyNeoPine1.2, whole genome shotgun sequence, one region contains:
- the Arl6IP1 gene encoding ADP-ribosylation factor-like protein 6-interacting protein 1, with translation MPDTPAAEKDKQMKQLKRRMECWREVILPLNSILLWEQSWHPGLILGLTTSTFLLMWFMEPAILTVISVGLLIMALSDYLGPILISTFCSTNSWTGQKERKLDEICQRLSHAITQLQSIWRTALWARTNHANMYYGVITAVLLGFALIGNTVNNLFLMYVIVNSLLLLPGLRHNGRMQKPIKLICSYLTRPKMS, from the exons ATGCCAGATACGCCAGCCGCCGAAAAG GACAAACAAATGAAACAACTGAAGCGACGCATGGAGTGTTGGCGAGAGGTTATTCTACCCTTGAATTCAATACTCCTCTGGGAACAGTCCTGGCATCCAGGTCTCATTCTTGGTCTCACAACTTCTACTTTTCT GTTGATGTGGTTCATGGAGCCTGCCATACTTACAGTCATTTCTGTAGGTCTATTAATAATGGCATTGAGCGATTATCTGGGACCAATattgatttcgacattttgctccACAAATAGTTGGACAGGACAAAAAGAACGTAAACTAGATGAAATCTGCCAAAGATTATCTCATGCTATAACTCAGTTGCAAAGTATATGGAGAACAGCATTATGGGCACGTACTAATCATGCCAACATG TACTATGGAGTAATAACAGCTGTACTGCTTGGATTTGCATTGATTGGAAACACAGTCAACAATTTGTTCCTGATGTATGTCATAG TAAACAGTCTCCTTCTTCTACCAGGCCTCAGACATAACGGAAGGATGCAAAAACCTATTAAACTTATATGCAGCTATCTGACGCGTCCCAAGATGTCTTAA
- the LOC124211870 gene encoding ubiquitin-conjugating enzyme E2 S — translation MATMSSISNVENLSPQIIRRVVKEMSDLSTQPPEGIRVIVNEEDVTDIQAVIEGPAGTPYAGGFFRVKLALGKDFPQGPPKAFFLTKIFHPNVAKNGEICVNTLKKDWKSDLGIQHILLTVKCLLIVPNAESALNEEAGKLLLERYDDYSERAKMMTEIHAQGGGKGAKAGLESSASTNAGGPLPKKHAGDKKLAAEKKKILKDKKRTLKRL, via the exons ATGGCTACGATGAGTTCG ATATCAAACGTTGAGAATCTTTCACCACAAATAATACGCCGTGTAGTCAAGGAGATGAGCGATCTTTCCACTCAACCTCCAGAAGGGATCAGAGTCATTGTAAATGAAGAAGATGTTACAGACATTCAGGCTGTCATTGAGGGGCCAG CCGGTACTCCTTATGCTGGTGGTTTCTTCAGAGTAAAACTTGCTTTGGGAAAAGATTTTCCACAGGGACCGCCGaaagcattttttttaacaaaaatttttcatcccaaTGTCGCTAAAAATGGAGAAATATGCGTTAACACTTTGAAGAAGGATTGGAAATCAGATCTCGGAATACAGCACATATTGCTG ACAGTAAAATGTCTACTGATAGTCCCCAATGCTGAATCAGCTTTGAATGAAGAGGCAGGTAAATTACTTTTAGAAAGATATGATGATTATTCGGAACGAGCTAAAATGATGACCGAAATCCATGCACAG GGTGGTGGAAAAGGAGCCAAGGCTGGTCTCGAAAGTTCCGCTTCCACCAACGCGGGTGGCCCTCTACCCAAAAAGCACGCCGGAGATAAAAAACTTGCtgcggaaaagaaaaaaatcttaaaagataaaaaaagaacactCAAACGGTTATGA
- the pea gene encoding ATP-dependent RNA helicase DHX8 produces the protein MDMDEVAKLEHLSLVSKICTELENHLGLNDKDLAEFIVDLAEKNNSLESFKKVLIENGAEFSDSFMANLLRIIQHMKPSKQLNEKSHGSNHRQDDLSLKFPGLAIPNEHKKLQPIKEEKDEDVVNDTMAALEALAPSGSKTQPNSKKDQEGPVVEPPNDKKDKDRDRRKNRSIDHKRDRSTSRNHRDRKHRSRSRDRSRSRDRNRNRRRHGSRDRKRSRSRDARSRSRNRRSRSRDRKNYKRNKRHETDRSRSRSVEELAVDPEVGKIYTGKVANIVQFGCFVQLEGLKRRWEGLVHISQLRREGRVASASDIVSRGQKVLVKVLSVAAQKVSLSMKDVDQETGRDLNPVVSISKADEDEKHLRNPDRPTSLLELQGHLDEDETYSRKRVQRLSSPEKWEIKQMMSAACIERSELPEFDIETGILPREDDEEEDVEIELVEEEPPFLHGHGRALGDLSPVRIVKNPDGSLAQAAMMQSALAKERREQKMLQREQEMDSIPAGLNKNWIDPLPDAESRTLAANMRGIGLQTQDLPEWKKHVIGGKKSSFGKKTNLTLLEQRQSLPIYKLRDELVKAVTDNQILIVIGETGSGKTTQITQYLAEAGFTSRGKIGCTQPRRVAAMSVAKRVAEEFGCRLGQEVGYTIRFEDCTSPETSIKYMTDGMLLRECLMDLDLKMYSVIMLDEAHERTIHTDVLFGLLKQAVGRRPDLKLIVTSATLDAVKFSQYFFEAPIFTIPGRTFPVEVMYTKEPETDYLDAALITVMQIHLREPPGDVLLFLTGQEEIDTACEILYERMKSLGPDVPELIILPVYSALPSEMQTRIFEPAPPGSRKVVIATNIAETSLTIDGIYYVVDPGFVKQKVYNSKTGMDSLIVTPISQAAAKQRAGRAGRTGPGKCYRLYTERAYRDEMLPTPVPEIQRTNLATTVLQLKTMGINDLLHFDFMDAPPVESLIMALESLHSLSALDNEGLLTRLGRRMAEFPLEPNLSKMLIMSVHLQCSDEILTIVSMLSVQNVFYRPKDKQALADQKKAKFNQAEGDHLTLLAVYNSWRNNKFSNAWCYENFVQIRTLKRAQDVRKQLLGIMDRHKLDVVSAAKNTVRVQKTVCSGFFRNAAKKDPQEGYRTLVDSQVVYIHPSSALFNRQPEWVIYHELVQTTKEYMREVTTIDPKWLVEFAPAFFKFSDPTKLSKFKKNQRLEPLYNKYEEPNAWRISRVRRRRN, from the exons ATGGACATGGATGAAGTTGCGAAACTGGAGCATTTGTCtcttgtttcaaaaatatgcaCAGAATTAGAGAACCATTTAGGCTTAAATGATAAGGATTTGG CTGAATTTATTGTTGACCTGGCAGAAAAGAATAACAGTTTGGAGTCGTTCAAAAAAGTTCTCATCGAAAATGGGGCAGAATTCTCG GACTCCTTCATGGCAAATCTTCTCAGGATTATACAACACATGAAACCGTCGAAacagttgaatgaaaaatctcaCGGTTCAAACCACAGACAAGATGACTTGTCGCTAAAGTTCCCCGGCCTGGCTATACCAAACGAGCATAAGAAACTCCAGCCTATCAAAGAGGAGAAGGATGAAGATGTGGTTAATGACACCATGGCTGCGCTAGAAGCCCTCGCTCCTTCAGGTTCAAAAACTCAACCCAATTCAAAAAAAGACCAAGAAGGACCTGTAGTTGAACCCCCTAATGACAAAAAAGACAAAGATAGAGATAGGAGAAAAAACAGATCGATAGATCACAAGCGGGACAGATCAACATCACGTAATCATAGAGATAGAAAACACAGATCACGATCACGTGATCGGTCTAGATCTAGAGACAGAAATCGGAATCGAAGACGTCATGGATCAAGAGATCGAAAGAGGTCTAGATCAAGAGACGCACGTTCAAGATCCAGAAACAGACGTTCCAGATCACGTGATCGCAAGAACTATAAACGCAACAAACGGCATGAAACTGACCGCTCAAGATCACGTTCTGTAGAAGAACTTGCAGTTGATCCCGAAGTCGGAAAAATTTATACTGGAAAAGTTGCAAATATTGTTCAGTTTGGGTGTTTTGTGCAACTAGAAGGTTTAAAGCGCAGATGGGAGGGTTTGGTTCATATTTCACAACTTCGGCGTGAAGGTCGTGTTGCCAGTGCCAGTGACATTGTTTCAAGAGGCCAAAAAGTTTTGGTCAAAGTACTGAGTGTAGCTGCTCAAAAG GTTTCTCTAAGCATGAAAGATGTTGACCAAGAGACTGGACGGGACTTGAATCCAGTTGTGAGCATTTCCAAGGCAGACGAGGATGAAAAACATTTACGAAATCCTGACAGACCAACATCTTTGCTAGAACTGCAAGGACATTTAGATGAGGACGAAACATATTCCAGGAAACGTGTGCAAAGATTATCCTCCcctgaaaaatgggaaataaaacaaatgatGTCAGCAGCTTGTATCGAGAG GAGTGAACTTCCAGAATTCGATATTGAGACTGGAATCTTGCCTCGTGAAgatgatgaagaagaagatgttgaaattgaattggtAGAAGAGGAACCACCATTTTTACATGGGCATGGTAGAGCTCTTGGTGATTTGAGTCCTGTTCGGATTGTAAAGAATCCTGATGGATCGTTGGCACAGGCTGCTATGATGCAAAGCGCTCTGGCAAAAGAGAGACGAGAACAGAAAATGCTGCAAAGAGAGCAAGAAATGGATTCAATACCTGCAGGACTCAACAAAAATTGGATTGATCCTTTACCTGATG cGGAAAGTCGGACTTTAGCTGCAAACATGCGTGGCATAGGATTACAGACACAAGATCTCCCCGAATGGAAAAAACACGTCATTGGTGGTAAAAAATCGTCATTTGGTAAGAAAACCAACTTAACACTGTTGGAACAGAGACAGAGCTTACCAATTTACAAGCTCAGAGACGAACTGGTGAAAGCAGTAACAGATAATCAAATTCTTATCGTCATTGGCGAAACCGGATCTGGTAAAACAACACAAATTACTCAATATCTTGCGGAAGCTGGTTTCACATCACGAGGTAAAATAGGATGCACGCAGCCGAGAAGAGTAGCGGCAATGTCTGTTGCTAAAAGAGTTGCCGAGGAATTTGGTTGTAGATTAGGACAGGAAGTCGGATATACAATACGTTTTGAAGACTGCACTAGCCCTGAAACCAGCATAAA GTACATGACAGATGGTATGTTACTCCGAGAGTGCCTCATGGACcttgatttgaaaatgtattcTGTTATAATGTTGGACGAGGCACATGAGCGTACTATCCACACAGACGTACTCTTTGGTTTATTGAAACAAGCTGTAGGTCGACGGCCAGATTTGAAGCTCATCGTCACTAGTGCTACTCTCGATGCTGTTAAGTTTTCACAATACTTCTTTGAAGCACCGATATTTACAATTCCTGGGCGGACATTTCCTGTTGAA GTGATGTACACAAAAGAACCAGAGACAGATTATTTAGATGCTGCTTTAATAACTGTGATGCAGATTCACTTACGCGAACCGCCTGGAgatgttttgttatttttaactGGGCAGGAAGAAATTGATACTGcttgtgaaattttatatgAAAGAATGAAATCTCTCGGCCCAGATGTGCCAGAGTTGATCATTTTACCAGTTTACTCTGCACTACCCTCCGAAATGCAAACAAGAATATTTGAACCTGCCCCACCTGGATCCAGAAAAGTTGTTATAGCGACAAATATTGCGGAAACGAGCCTCACGATCGATGGTATATACTACGTCGTTGATCCGGGTTTTGTTAAGCAAAAAGTGTATAATTCTAAGACTGGAATGGACAGTCTTATTGTCACGCCCATTAGTCAAGCAGCTGCTAAACAGAGAGCTGGCAGAGCTGGGAGGACCGGTCCTGGAAAATGTTATAGATTATACACGGAAAGAGCTTACAG GGATGAAATGTTGCCAACACCAGTGCCCGAAATTCAGCGAACGAATTTAGCAACGACAGTTTTACAGTTAAAAACCATGGGAATTAATGATCTCTTACACTTTGACTTCATGGATGCCCCACCTGTTGAATCTTTGATTATGGCATTAGAATCCTTGCACAGCTTGAGTGCTCTTGACAATGAAGGGTTATTGACAAGACTGGGAAGGCGGATGGCTGAATTTCCACTAGAACCGAATTTATCCAAAATGCTAATTATGAGCGTCCACTTGCAATGCTCAGACGAAATTCTTACCATTGTCAGCATGCTTTCAGTACAGAACGTTTTCTACAG ACCAAAAGATAAACAAGCACTTGCAGACCAAAAGAAGGCAAAGTTCAACCAGGCAGAAGGCGATCATTTGACATTATTAGCAGTGTACAATTCCTggcgaaataataaattcagtAATGCTTGGTGCTACGAAAATTTCGTACAAATAAGGACTCTGAAAAGAGCTCAAGATGTTCGCAAACAGCTGCTAGGTATAATGGACAG GCACAAATTGGATGTGGTGTCTGCTGCAAAAAATACAGTGAGAGTACAAAAAACTGTATGTTCTGGATTCTTCAGAAACGCGGCGAAAAAAGATCCTCAAGAAGGATACAGAACACTAGTTGATAGCCAAGTTGTTTACATTCATCCAAGTAGCGCGTTATTCAATCGGCAACCTGAATGG GTGATTTACCACGAACTTGTCCAAACGACAAAAGAATATATGCGAGAGGTTACGACGATTGATCCGAAGTGGCTGGTCGAATTTGCACCggcatttttcaaattcagtgATCCTACGAAATTGAGTAAATTCAAGAAGAATCAACGATTAGAACCATTATACAACAAATACGAAGAACCTAATGCATGGCGTATATCCAGAGTTCGACGGCGTAGAAATTAG
- the LOC124211864 gene encoding carboxy-terminal kinesin 2 → MESRLPKPKVVLRKGLNTVNVNTEESVNGHSQRNKNLVKALSDENLKNDTQNSKKYKSTHNIPGQIKAEIIVPQKPVLVRAKTHGVITRSTGTTKVAIKRPGTTNEPSENKRPNIKPAPKPITTSKVMRNTTVTTTNKTNNSEVTKAVTKQRPKWDLKGRLEEASNELGIVKEKHKSIAQQNIELKSQIECLRVQEEKDRLKAEKYELESSRLTLEVAVLQNKNTDLQNDINDLGKEHVVLKEDLSLTKASLQTYQEKSEIQAIELLKATQKLDDFKAENELHKNAIAKLTQKNDELQSLVHLMDKDRRQLHNTIQEMKGNIRVFCRVRPRIEKEITKGTCSMVFTDECTIEIGKSEITEASTCGGRPRGTRQEFTFDKVFPPNTSQATVFEELALLVQSALEGYNVCVFAYGQTGSGKTYTMEGYPSDDCEGMIPRTVKHIFEEKKQFEVLGWEYVVEASFLEIYNEHIVDLLDDHPKTHEIRMTDSKGTDIYVTNLRIVKVNSPAELEDCLRLAQKNRAVAATHSNERSSRSHSVARIRLIGTHKVRNEVCTGTLNLVDLAGSERLRNDEIARTTETKNINKSLANLGNVILALLKKQDHVPYRNSKLTHLLMPSLGGNSKTLMLLNISPLDECFNETLNSLRFASNVNNCKTGSVRRTRAALTSSI, encoded by the exons ATGGAATCACGATTACCTAAGCCAAAGGTAGTGTTAAGAAAGGGGCTTAACACTGTGAATGTAAATACTGAAGAGAGTGTAAATGGTCATTCTCAAAGAAACAAGAATTTAGTAAAAGCACTATCAGATGAAAATCTTAAGAATGACACACAGAATTCGAAAAAGTACAAAAGCACGCATAATATTCCAGGGCAAATAAAAGCAGAAATAATAGTGCCCCAAAAACCTGTCTTAGTCAGAGCAAAAACACATGGAGTAATCACAAGAAGTACAGGTACCACAAAAGTTGCCATCAAGAGACCTGGAACTACAAATGAAccaagtgaaaataaaagaccAAACATCAAACCTGCGCCAAAACCAATCACGACGTCAAAAGTAATGAGAAATACTACTGTTACGACTACAAATAAAACTAATAACTCAGAAGTCACGAAAGCTGTAACCAAGCAAAGACCTAAATGGGATTTGAAAGGACGGTTAGAGGAAGCTAGCAATGAATTGGGTATTGTAAAAGAAAAGCACAAGTCGATCGCACAACAGAACATTGAGCTGAAATCTCAAATTGAGTGTTTACGAgtacaagaagaaaaagacaGGTTGAAAGCAGAAAAGTATGAATTGGAGAGTTCAAGATTGACCCTAGAAGTGGCTGTCTTACAGAATAAAAATACGGATTTGCAGAATGATATTAATGACCTAGGCAAAGAGCATGTAGTCTTGAAAGAAGATTTATCACTTACAAAAGCAAGCCTACAGACTTATCAGGAAAAGTCAGAAATCCAAGCAATTGAGTTGCTCAAAGCAACGCAAAAACTTGATGACTTCAAAGCTGAGAACGAATTGCATAAAAATGCTATTGCCAAATTAACTCAAAAAAATGATGAGCTTCAAAGCTTGGTTCACTTGATGGATAAAGATCGAAGACAATTGCATAATACAATTCAAGAAATGAAAGGAAACATTCGAGTCTTCTGCAGAGTACGGCCTCGTATCGAAAAGGAAATTACCAAAGG AACGTGCTCTATGGTATTTACGGACGAGTGTACCATTGAGATTGGTAAATCTGAAATCACGGAAGCTTCAACCTGCGGTGGTCGACCCCGCGGTACTCGGCAGGAATTTACATTTGATAAAGTATTTCCTCCCAACACAAGCCAAGCTACCGTATTTGAGGAGCTCGCGCTGCTAGTACAGTCCGCACTTGAAGGATATAATGTTTGTGTTTTTGCTTATGGTCAGACTGGGTCTGGCAAAACTTACACAATGGAAGGCTACCCAAGTGATGATTGTGAAGGGATGATACCGAGAACA GTCAAACACATCTTcgaggaaaagaaacaattTGAGGTTCTTGGATGGGAATACGTTGTAGAAGCTAGCTTCTTGGAGATATACAATGAACATATCGTAGACTTATTAGACGACCATCCTAAAACTCACGAAATCCGCATGACAGATTCGAAAGGCACAGATATTTATGTAACTAATCTCCGAATTGTAAAAGTAAATAGTCCTGCAGAATTAGAAGACTGCTTGAGATTAGCACAAAAGAACCGTGCAGTAGCGGCTACACATTCCAATGAAAG ATCTTCACGGTCACACTCGGTGGCAAGAATACGACTCATCGGAACTCACAAAGTGAGGAACGAGGTTTGTACCGGTACATTGAACTTGGTTGATTTGGCTGGTTCAGAAAGATTACGAAATGATGAAATTGCAAGAACGACTGAAACCAAAAACATCAACAAGTCCCTAGCTAATTTGGGAAATGTAATTTTAGcgttgttaaaaaaacaagatcATGTGCCATATCGAAACTCTAAATTAACTCATCTATTGATGCCCTCGCTTGGTGGAAACTCAAAAACATTAATGTTATTGAATATTTCCCCGTTAGATGAGTGCTTCAATGAAACCCTCAACTCTTTGAGATTTGCTAGCAATGTCAACAATTGTAAAACTGGAAGTGTTAGACGTACGCGAGCTGCACTTACTAGTTCTATATAA